A single window of Sebastes umbrosus isolate fSebUmb1 chromosome 16, fSebUmb1.pri, whole genome shotgun sequence DNA harbors:
- the nfkbiab gene encoding nuclear factor of kappa light polypeptide gene enhancer in B-cells inhibitor, alpha b yields the protein MDLHRTSILNQMDYSRDSKEGKPGAPSTEERLDSGLDSLKEEEYQAVAAEIRLLKLDCEPPQHRQQAASVTGEPCEWKTQITEDGDTLLHLAIIHEAKDYIRTIIDLSKNTDFLNTQNDQRQTPLHLAVITNQADVCQRLLVSGCDLTLVDDSGDTPLHIACRHGNLLCFSVLTQNYQPEHLHTVMAACNYHGQNCIHLASVQGFLSLVENMVDLGADINAKEQRNGRSALHLAVDQQNLSLVKLLLKKGADPNLLTSGGHTPFHLTYGRSNDDIRKELYSLTKPDLRELPDSESDDSEEEEDEESDEEVGYDDIQWNGH from the exons ATGGACCTGCACAGGACCAGTATACTAAACCAGATGGATTACAGTCGCGACTCTAAGGAAGGAAAGCCGGGGGCTCCGTCCACAGAGGAGCGTCTGGACAGCGGCTTGGACTCTctgaaggaggaggagtacCAGGCGGTGGCGGCCGAGATCCGGCTACTGAAGCTGGACTGTGAGCCTCCACAACACCGACAACAAGCTGCCTCTGTCACCGGAGAACCGTGCGAGTGGAAGACACAGATCACGGAGGACGGAGACAC GCTGCTCCACCTAGCCATCATCCACGAGGCCAAGGACTACATCAGAACTATTATAGACCTGTCCAAGAACACAGACTTCCTcaacacacaaaatgaccaGAGACAG ACTCCCCTCCACTTAGCGGTAATAACGAACCAGGCGGACGTGTGTCAGCGCCTCCTGGTATCCGGCTGCGACCTCACGCTCGTGGACGACAGCGGGGACACCCCTCTTCACATCGCCTGTCGCCACGGTAACCTGCTGTGCTTCAGCGTCCTCACACAGAACTATCAGCCAGAGCATCTACACACGGTGATGGCGGCCTGCAACTATCATG GTCAGAACTGCATCCACCTGGCCTCGGTTCAGGGTTTCCTGTCACTGGTGGAGAACATGGTGGATCTAGGAGCTGATATTAATGCAAAG GAACAGCGTAACGGTCGCAGTGCGCTCCACCTGGCCGTGGACCAGCAGAATCTGTCGCTGGTCAAACTGCTGCTGAAGAAAGGAGCAGACCCCAACCTCCTGACCTCCGGAGGCCACACCCCCTTCCACCTCACCTACGGTCGCAGCAACGACGACATCAGGAAAGAACTGTACTCGCTGACCAAGCCCGACCTGAGGGAGCTGCCCGACAGCGAATCGGACGacagcgaggaagaggaggacgaggagtcCGATGAGGAG GTGGGCTATGATGATATCCAGTGGAATGGACACTAG